The genomic segment CGCTCTCCAGGCGTCACCACGATCATGCCGGGGCCTCCCGCCCGTTCGATGCCGACCGCGACGGCTTCGTTCTCGGCGAAGGCTCGGGCATTCTCGTCCTGGAGCGCGCCGAGCACATGCGCGCACGCGCCGCCCGACCGCGCGTCTACCTATCGGGCCACGGCGCGTCCTGCGACGTCCACCACTACACCGCCCCCCACCCGAAGGGCGACGGCCTGGCCCGCGCCATCCGCACCGCTCTCACCGGCGCCGGCCTAGCCCCCGAGGACATCGACCACGTCAACGCGCACGCCACCTCCACCGTCCTCAACGACAGGGCCGAGGCCGCAGCACTGCACCAGGTCTTCCGTGAGCCACCGCCGGTAACCGCGAATAAGAGCATCATCGGTCACTCCCTAGGCGCTGCTGGCGCCATCGAGGCGGCACTGACCGCATTGACCATCCAGCACCAGCTGATCCCGCCCACCGCCAACCTAGACCGGATCGACCCGGACATCGACCTCGACGTGGTCACCAAAACCCCGCGAAGCACCGTGATCCGGGCTGCTCTTTCAGCCTCCAGCGGCTTCGGCGGCCAGAACGCAGTGATCGTCATGACCGCCCCGTAACCGCTACGGCTGCATCTACCCGCAGCGGCGAGCCGCATGATCTCGCCCATCGGACAACTCCACCGATGCATTTCCTGGCCCGTCCCCGCCACCTGGCTGGACGGGCCAGGATTCATGATGCGGTCGGTCCCGCAGATGAAGACTGTCATTCCCTGGACCGCCGCTCTCCCAGATCAGAGCCTCCCGGGGCACCGAGGCCGACAGCATTCCGTTCTCTGTGTGGAACTCGCCCTGGGCGAACCCCCGGCCATCCGCCGCGATCGGGCTCCGCTTCGCGAACTGCAGGTACTCGTCGACCCGGCACGGCTGGTGGAACCACATCGCGTGGTCGAGCGAGGCGATACTGGCCCTGGGCGGCCCGCTCTCCTGCGCACCGACGTCTGCAGGTGCTGCGCCACGGTCGATGACAGCGTCAGGTCCGACAGGTAGACCAGCGCGCACGCATGCAGCAGCGGGTCATCCACAGGCAATTCAGTCGCGGACTTCATCCAGACAAACTGCTCCTCCCCCGGTGGTCCGCTCCGGCAGACCCTCCCAATCGTGAGGCACGTACCGCCCGTCGAAGGTCAGCCGGACCGTGGACTTCCAGTAGTCGTCCGAATCCGCCTCCCCGCTGCGGGCGCTCTCCTCGTACGAATCCGGGAGCAGGCCCGGTCCTGGCACCTTCTCGTCATGGCCGTCACGGTCAAGGGCGCTCGAGACATGCTTGGCGTGGGGGCCGTGGACGGCTGTGAGGGGGCGAATCACTGGCTGCGGGTGTTCACTGTGCAGACTCAAACGTGGTGATCACGATCAACGCACCGACGGTGGCCGAGGTCGCCACGAGCAGCAGGCTGGGCCTGGCCGAGTGCGCATGCTGGAGCAACTGCCCGGCGAGGACGAAGCCCACCGGACCGGCAGCCGTCAATGCCGCATTGACGGCCGTCATGACCTTGACCGTGATGTCCGGTGCCGTGCGGGCAGTGAGTCCGGCGAAGAAACGGGCGTAGAACATCCCGGAGGTCACGCCGGTGGCGGCCACTCCCGTGAGGACCAGCCAGCGTGACAAGGGCAGCAACAGCAGCCATGTCGAGACGGCAAAGCCACAGATGGACAACACTGCCACGCGGTCGCCTGGCAACTTGATCCGTGCAGTGACCAGACCACCCAACATCGAACCGGCACCGTATGCCGCCACGAACCAGCCGGCCAGCCGAGGACCACTGTGGAACCGGGTGAGGGCGAGCACGGGCAGCGTGGCCATCATGGCCGTCCATGCCATCCCCTGGACGGCGACGCCGAGGACCCGCCGGGCGAGCGGGCCGTCCCGCAGCAGGTAGCGCACCCCGGCCAGCATTCCCCGGCTGTCGGCGGAAACCGTGTTCCCCGGTGGTGTCCCTGGCACGAAGGCGGCCGTTAGGGCCACCGGTACCAGGAAGGAGGCTGCGTCGATCACCAGCACCGGCGAGGGGCCCAGCAAGGCGACCAGCGCACCGCCCAAAGCGGGGCCGAGGAAGCTGGCGGCCTCGTTCACGGCCCCGAATAGGCCGCCCGCCCGGGAGAGATGGTCTTCGTCCCCTCCTACCAGCGCGGAGAGCCCCAGCCACTGCGAAGAGGAGTACGCGGGAAAGAAGGCGCCCACCGCGAACCCGATCACCATCAGCATGAGGAACGTCAGACTGTCCAGCGCGTGCAGGAGCGGGATCAGGGCGATGAGCACTGCTCGGGTCAGGTCCGACACGATCATGGTTCTCTTCGGGCCAAGCCGCGCGGCGGCCTGGCCGACTGGGATGCCGCACAGGGCGATCCCGGCGAACTCGGCGGCCATGACCGCCCCCATCCGCCCCGGCGATCCCGAGGTGACCAGGACGAACCATGGCAACGCCACCGCCGCCATCTCGGTGCCCGTGTTGGAAACAGCCTCTGCGGCGAAGAGCGCGGCCAAGGAGCGTCCGGCTCTCGACTTCTTGATCAGCGACATGGATTCCTATGTTTCACAAGGGATCGACCCTCAATAGCACCGCCGTTCCCGGCCACCGGGAGCAGATTGTGGTCGCCCATAGACTTCCGCAAAGCCTTTAGCGGATCCGATCGGCACTGGCTCCACAACTGGCGGAAGTCACACCCGTTCATTCCAGCGGGAGGCCCTTCGTGATCCACTCGGTCAGGGACCCGTCGTACAGGCGGACGTGAGGCATGCCCGCCGACCTCAGGAGCAGCCATACGGCAGCGGCGGAGAGCGACGCCCCGCAGTAGGTGATGATTTCGGCGTTCAGACCCACACCACGTGCCGCCATGAGCTCCCGGATCCGGTGAGCGTCCAGCGCTAGTCCGTCCGGATCGAGGAGAGTCCGCGTCGAGATCCGGGTCGCTCCCTGTATGCGGTGGGGCTCCGCCACCCAGCTCTCGTCCCTCCGGCAATCGAGCACGGTGCCGCTGATCTCCCGTAGCCTCATGACGTCCGCCGGCACTGCGACGGCGGACGAGGAGTACCGCAGGGCAGGTCCTCCGTCCCGCCCGGACGGGACGTCCGCTGGCGCACCGCACTCCACCCGTGCCCCCGTCCGCATCCAGGCAGGGAAGCCTCCGTCGAGCCGGAACGACCGCTCGAATCCGTACATCCTCAGGAGCCACACCAGACGGGCGGCGGTGAACTGGTGGTTGTCGTCGTAGGCCACAACCAGGCTGTTGGCGCCCACTCCCAGCCGCGCCAGGCTGGCAGCGAGCAACTCTGGGGCGATCGCTCTTCCCAGGACTCCGTCGCCCCGCGAGCTCTGCGTGGCATCGAATCCCAGGTACCGGGCACCCGGTATGCGGGAAATGGTGAAGAGTCGATACCCGTCGGTTCCCGCTCTCACCGGCCAACGGCAGTCGATGACCACCACGTCGGGATCTTCGAGCAGCGCGGCCACGCCCTCACAGGACATCATCATTTCCATCGGTGACATCTCCTCCCCTACGTGCCGCACATCTGTCCTCGGAGCGTCGACACATCCCGGCGATGCCCGACAACCGTGATGCCTCCCCTAATCGAGACCGGTGGCGAAACCCGGCGTCGCCGGATGACTCCCGGCCATGACAGCCGCGCCCATGGAGGCCATCAATACTGACTGTCGGCGAGAAGGATTGCCGATGCCAGCAAGTCATTGCAGCGGAGCAGCAACAGCCAGCCGGCGAGGCCACTGGCCCATGGCGAGACTTTCAAGCACAGAACCGGATCTGCCGAGATCCCCGAGCACGGCAAAAAATGTAGTGACCATCTTTGCTGTGAGATATTCAAGGGTTCCATGTATAGGGAAAACTCCGCGCATCCAGAACTGGCCATGACTATCTCAATCCCAAGCCATCCGGGCATCAGTAGATCCTACTCAGATAGTCTCCATGTCAGGCGGCTGCCACCAGGTGCGTCGGGCATGCCCGTCTGTCGCATGCCCCGGCCCCAGCTGGGGTCCTTTCTCATCCCCTGCTCGTGCTGCACCTAACTACCCGGCCACCATGCTGATAGGCCCATCCAATCTGATGCGCATTCGGATCGCGTACGTCGCGGTACCCCGCTGTTCGCCGACTGCACCAACTGAGGAACCGGGGAAGTGAACGCTGGAAGCACACCTCCTCTTGACTCACCACGGACCGGGCCGGAACGGTACGTCATACGCCAGGGGCGACCAGAATGATTGATGGAAAGGGCACTGGCAGCAGTAACTCCAAGATCGAATTTGACGAATTGGTGGACCGCCTGTAATTTCCTCTTAGCTGGAGAATGTAAAAGATCATTTCCTCTTCCTTCTGTCCGGCGAGAGTGAAATTAAATTTTGGCGTTGAATTATTTCACCTCCACCCGCCAGAAGAGGAGAGTAATGGCTACTCACGTGCGGCCAATGATCTTCTTCGGGAGGCAACGGAAAGTTGGGAAGACCGAACTACCCAACAGGACAGCACCGGTTGGCACGACAGGTATTCGATCGTGTCTGCGGCGCGACTCCATCTCTCTGGTGTGAACCGGCCATTGACTCGTAGCGATCCGATGTACGGGAGCCGCCGGTCACTGCACCGTCGGCCGGTGACCCTGGTGGAAATTTCTTCTGATGTGATCATGCACGAAAGGAAATACGATGCTCTCAGGAAGGCTCTTCGCGAGGGGAACGGAAAAGGGGCGAAGCCGCCCGAGATCCGGCTGGCTGGGCAGTGGATGCCTGGCAGTGGCAGGGATCGTCATGGCTGCGACCTGGTCTGCGACCACCGGGCCGACAGCATCCGCGTCCGGTCTTCCGTCCGCGGAGATGATCACGCTCGGAAAGAGTGTGGCGTTCGGTTCCAAGGTCCTGCTCGGCATGAAAGTGCAACTTGCCGCCGGTGAGTCACGGCGTATCTGGAGCCAGGTGAACGCTGTCGACAGCCTGTCCGAGTCCGTGGAGTTCGACGCCGGCGTCCAGTGTATCGATGCGAACGGGATCCAGGTCGGCGCCTCGGCCTATGTGGCGAAGAACCACACGTCCACGGGGCCTCTGGCGCTGAATCCGTCACTCCTTTTCACCGCGCCAGTCGCTGGCACGTACACTTGCCGACTGATTGCGGACGGCGACGGCCGTCTGAGTGCAGTCCCCGGTTCCTCGTGGCTGATGATGGACCGGGAGAACGACCCGGCCCCCCAATGGGTGCAGAGCCCGGATTGTGATTCCCGGGGGTCCCTGCGGAGCTGCACCTACGTCGGTGGCCCGTCGCCCGAGCCCAAAGAGCTGTTCCTGTTGGGCAACGACGGCACTCCGAGGCAGTCGTGGAAGCCAACGAGCACTGCCACCGCCATCGCCGTGGACGGCAACGCGGAGCTGACGACCTGCTTCCACGGCACCCTGTCGTGCGCTCCGGCCAACTGGGGAAATTCCAGCGGCTCAACGGTTCGTTCCCATGCGGAGGCCGTCCAACTCAACGCGACTGGAGGAGCATGCCGTATCACCGCTTCCCCTGATGTGACGAGCGTGATCACTAACTCCACCCATCACTACAGCATTCCATACAGTCTTAAGAATGTACCGGTCGCGACGAACTGCGGATCGCGGAATTTCCTGATACGCATCGACCTCGCATTGGTCTCCGGAAATCCTGTCAAGGTCGATGGATCCCGAAGGGACGACATAGGCGAAGAGGCGGAGACCTACGCCTTCGCCGTCAGCTCGCAGACCATGTCTCCCGGTGTCGCGGACAACGGTGTCTTTCAGGATCAGGGCGGGTTCGTTTCGACGTTTTCGCTGGACGGGGTGCCTTTCGAGACGATGTCGCGGATGCTGTCCGGGACGCGGCCGTCGATCGCGAGGTTGTCGACCGGTGGCTTCAAGATCGCGTTTGTGGACACCAGTGGTCAGTTGTGGGTGCAGGACGCCGGTATCCCCGGTGGTACGGGTACACCCACTGGGCACAAGTTGTGGCCTGGTACCAGTCCGTCGATCGCGGCGGACAGTGCTGGCGGGTGGATGGTCACCTTCCAGGACGACACCAGCCGGCTGTGGACGCTTGACTCGGCGGGCCACGCCATTAAGACCAACTCCGCGATGAACACCGGCACCGACCCGTCCATCGCGCACCTGTCGACGGGCGGCTACGAGATCGCGTTCGTCGGCTCGGACGGCAAGCTGTACTCGCAGGACGCCGGGATCCCCGGTGGTACCTCGCACCCCATCGGCCACATCCCCGCCTCCAGCCCGGCCATCGCCGCCGACGCCAACGGCGGTTGGAAGATCGCCTTCGAGGGCAACACCACCAACCACCTCATCACCTACGACTCCCACGGCGTCACCAACGACACCACCGCCATCATGTGGCCGTCCACCAGCCCAGCCATCACCGCACTGCCCACCGGCGGCTACGAAACCGCCATCAACGCCTGGGACGGACAGGTGTGGGAGGTCGGCGACGGCGGCAACCGGCCCGTCGGCAACGGCCTCACTTTCGCGCCCGGCACCAGCCCCACCATCGCCACCCCGACCGGCAGCGGCTTCGAGATCGCCTTCCACAGCGCGGGCAACCACCTGGTGACCGTCTTCTCGGACGACAACACCGCCATCGACACCAAGATCATCCTGCCCGCCAACGCCAGCCCCACCATCGACTGAAGGGCGACCACCTGGGATGCAAGGTCCAGACCGGCTGGCCGAAGGCGATCCGGAAGTCCGAAGGGCGACGATGCGGGCCGCCCCCGAGAGCTACTGGGCCGGCCTGGCGGAATGTGCGTTCGGAGGCGTCCGCTCGTCGGTCGATGGGATTCCGTCGACCGACGAGCGGATGGGGTGGACCCAGCCGGTCTGGCCCGGATAGCAGCGCAGCAGTCATGACACGTCGGTCCCGCGCCTGCGGCCGAGTCAGTGCGGGCGTGGCGCCGTGCCAATCGTTTCCATGTACCCCGAGAGCTGGCGCCGGCTGGTCACGCCCAGCTTCAGGTAGACGCTCTGGAGGTGATTATCGATCGTCCGCACAGACAGGTGCAGCGCGGTGGCGATGTCTCTGCTGGAGGTGCCGCGCATGGCGAGCATGGCCACCTCCCGCTCGCGCGAGGTGAGCGCCGCGGTGTCCTCCGCCGCAGCCAGCAGATAGGACTGTGCGCCTTCACAACGTGCCATGCAGGCAGCGGCCCGCCTGGTAGCGGCAGTGGCCTGACGGGTCTCGCCTGCCTTGCGCCAGATGTGCGCCGCGGCAGTGACGGCTTCCGCGGCCAGCAGGTCCGCGCCGATGACCTCGAACTCGTCCGCGCTGGCGAGGAGCCTTGGCGCGTTACGGTCCGCGAGTGCGCCGACGAAGTGGGCCCGGGCCAAAATCAGGGTTCCATCGCAGATCTCGGCCAGTTCAACCAATCGATCGGCCAGCTCCTTGCTGCCACGCAGACGCGCCGCCTCTGTCAGGAGCCAGGCCTCCGTGGTCAACTGCCCTGAAGCCCTCATCCGAGCGGCCTCGGCAAGCAACAGCTCGCGGGCCTCAGTAGTGTTTCCGAGCGCCACCATCAATCCCGCTTCGCCCAGGCAGATCTCCTGACCAGCGAGATACGCCGTGGATTCTATGCCCTCGGCCTCTACGAGTGCGGACTTTGCACCTTCCGTGTCACCAGTCAAGGAAGCTGCTGCGGCGAGCCCGGAGAGTGCGCTCTTCAGAGCCGCCGATCCGACCGATCGGGCGATCGCGGCAGCCTCCGCGTACCAGTGGCGAGCGGAGGCCGCATGGCCTCTGAGCAACTCGATCCGTCCTAGCTGGCCTGCGGCCAGCAGGCAAGCGACGGTTTCCCCCTGCAACTCAAAGAAGGCCCGATAGGCCACGTCGTATGCTTTTCTGAGCTGGCCGGACTCGGTCAGTGCCAGGGCCAGATGGACTAGCTGGGTCGACGGATGCGGCATGAAAGCACGCTGGTTCGCATTTACATGCGCCTCATACGCCTCTTGCCCCGCGGAGATCGCCTCCGCCGTACGACCGACGAGTGTCAAGCCGACAGTCTTCATCCCCATGCCGTAGAGCAGCACGTTGACATCGAGCGTCGAGTGGATGTCCTTAGCACTCACGTCGCGGAGGATCGTAAGACCGCGCTCGGGCTGTCCCGAAACCGTCAGCATCGCGGCCTGGTTGATGTCGAGCATGTGGCGGCCAGCACTGCTCGTGACATGCTCGCGGGCGATGCTGTCGACCTCTTGGGTCTCTTCGACGCGAGCGCCTGCCCAGTAGAGGTTCAACGTCCTGAGCATGACTGCGGCGACTCTTTCCTTCTCGTCCACGGCATGCCGGTACGCGTCGGCCAGGACCACTTCAGACCTGTCGAAGTCGCCGAGACCGCGACAGGCCAGGCCGAGCATCAAGCGGATGTCCGTGTTCTGATGCTCCTCACCCAAGGCACTCGTCAAGTTCACAACGCGCTCGTAGTCATGTGAATGGTGTGCGAGACCGATCGCGCGGACGAGGAGATCGGAATCCGCGGTCCCGGTGGCGCTCAGCCCCCATGTCGCTATATGCAGCGGATCGTCGTGGCGCCGGACGCCCCGATCCTCGACCCGGCGGATCTGGGCCAGCAGCAGGTCCTGTCGCTTCTGGGCGGTCATGCCGGCACGCAGGGTCTCGCCGTACAGGGAGTGGGCGAGTGTCACGGTGGTCCGACGCCCCTCCAGGTGTACGCGCAGCAGTCCGGCGCTTTCGAGGTCCGCCAGGGCGTCCAGCGGCGCGTCGAGATCGGCCAAGGGAAGCTGTTCGCACAGTGCCAGCAATTCCAGAACGGGACGGGCGACTGCTGGGGCAGCAGCAAGACGGCCGCTGATGAGGTCGGTCAGCAATGGCGTGCTCAGGAGCCTATCCTGGGATATTTCCCAGATCTCACCATTGCGGACTAGCGCACCGCTCTGGAGAGCACCGGTCACCAGCTCCTGCAGATACAGCACGTTACCGCCGGACACTTCGTACAGCCGGTGCAGCGTCGAGAGGGAAACGTTGCACCCCAGAGCGGTCGACAGCAACCGCTGGGCCTGGTCGAGCTGGAACTCAGGGAGATCCAGGCGCTGCACTGCTCCTCCACCGGTCAGCGCCTGGACCACCTCGCTGACCGGACTCTCCGTGCGGACTGTGCCGATCAGCCACAC from the Streptomyces sp. RKAG293 genome contains:
- a CDS encoding rhodanese-like domain-containing protein, with protein sequence MEMMMSCEGVAALLEDPDVVVIDCRWPVRAGTDGYRLFTISRIPGARYLGFDATQSSRGDGVLGRAIAPELLAASLARLGVGANSLVVAYDDNHQFTAARLVWLLRMYGFERSFRLDGGFPAWMRTGARVECGAPADVPSGRDGGPALRYSSSAVAVPADVMRLREISGTVLDCRRDESWVAEPHRIQGATRISTRTLLDPDGLALDAHRIRELMAARGVGLNAEIITYCGASLSAAAVWLLLRSAGMPHVRLYDGSLTEWITKGLPLE
- a CDS encoding MFS transporter is translated as MSLIKKSRAGRSLAALFAAEAVSNTGTEMAAVALPWFVLVTSGSPGRMGAVMAAEFAGIALCGIPVGQAAARLGPKRTMIVSDLTRAVLIALIPLLHALDSLTFLMLMVIGFAVGAFFPAYSSSQWLGLSALVGGDEDHLSRAGGLFGAVNEAASFLGPALGGALVALLGPSPVLVIDAASFLVPVALTAAFVPGTPPGNTVSADSRGMLAGVRYLLRDGPLARRVLGVAVQGMAWTAMMATLPVLALTRFHSGPRLAGWFVAAYGAGSMLGGLVTARIKLPGDRVAVLSICGFAVSTWLLLLPLSRWLVLTGVAATGVTSGMFYARFFAGLTARTAPDITVKVMTAVNAALTAAGPVGFVLAGQLLQHAHSARPSLLLVATSATVGALIVITTFESAQ
- a CDS encoding LuxR family transcriptional regulator; the protein is MGVQTRGSHWPLVGREAELDAFETAWANPRCRGWMIFGSAGAGKSRLAEECLARTVRKGWKSGRATASAAAAAVPLSAIAHLIPSGIDLSDPVKGFAAVDQALAGPGRRRKWVIWVDDLHLLDATSVVLLRQLMDAGVVWLIGTVRTESPVSEVVQALTGGGAVQRLDLPEFQLDQAQRLLSTALGCNVSLSTLHRLYEVSGGNVLYLQELVTGALQSGALVRNGEIWEISQDRLLSTPLLTDLISGRLAAAPAVARPVLELLALCEQLPLADLDAPLDALADLESAGLLRVHLEGRRTTVTLAHSLYGETLRAGMTAQKRQDLLLAQIRRVEDRGVRRHDDPLHIATWGLSATGTADSDLLVRAIGLAHHSHDYERVVNLTSALGEEHQNTDIRLMLGLACRGLGDFDRSEVVLADAYRHAVDEKERVAAVMLRTLNLYWAGARVEETQEVDSIAREHVTSSAGRHMLDINQAAMLTVSGQPERGLTILRDVSAKDIHSTLDVNVLLYGMGMKTVGLTLVGRTAEAISAGQEAYEAHVNANQRAFMPHPSTQLVHLALALTESGQLRKAYDVAYRAFFELQGETVACLLAAGQLGRIELLRGHAASARHWYAEAAAIARSVGSAALKSALSGLAAAASLTGDTEGAKSALVEAEGIESTAYLAGQEICLGEAGLMVALGNTTEARELLLAEAARMRASGQLTTEAWLLTEAARLRGSKELADRLVELAEICDGTLILARAHFVGALADRNAPRLLASADEFEVIGADLLAAEAVTAAAHIWRKAGETRQATAATRRAAACMARCEGAQSYLLAAAEDTAALTSREREVAMLAMRGTSSRDIATALHLSVRTIDNHLQSVYLKLGVTSRRQLSGYMETIGTAPRPH